One Kitasatospora sp. NBC_01287 DNA window includes the following coding sequences:
- a CDS encoding pyridoxamine 5'-phosphate oxidase family protein, with protein sequence MQTTGTARRDVPERRRDTLQRLSEERDIWVSTSHPDHGPHQVPLWFRWDGQAVWLCTGEASATARNVRSEPRVRLALPDAFDVVLLRGEAECFSDRAVSADAGDAFAEKFGWDPRMEEGPYLYIRVAPKTVLAWRGEPELRGRVLMREGAWLRLDPPRAPVTGGAAGVP encoded by the coding sequence ATGCAGACCACGGGAACGGCTCGTCGTGATGTGCCGGAGCGCAGGCGCGACACTCTTCAACGGCTCTCGGAAGAACGGGACATCTGGGTGTCGACGAGCCATCCGGATCACGGCCCGCACCAAGTGCCGCTGTGGTTCCGGTGGGACGGGCAGGCAGTGTGGCTGTGCACCGGCGAGGCCTCCGCGACCGCGCGCAACGTGCGGAGCGAGCCGCGGGTGCGCCTGGCACTGCCGGACGCCTTCGACGTGGTGCTCCTGCGGGGGGAGGCGGAGTGCTTCTCGGACCGAGCCGTGTCGGCGGACGCCGGGGACGCGTTCGCCGAGAAGTTCGGCTGGGACCCGCGAATGGAGGAAGGCCCGTACCTGTACATCCGGGTGGCGCCGAAGACAGTGCTCGCCTGGCGCGGCGAGCCGGAGCTGCGCGGCCGAGTCCTCATGCGCGAGGGAGCGTGGCTCCGCCTCGATCCGCCGCGCGCGCCGGTCACTGGCGGAGCGGCCGGGGTGCCGTAG
- a CDS encoding acyl-CoA thioester hydrolase/BAAT C-terminal domain-containing protein, producing MIVVEHELTAPWEGVLMEPTAGSGAGVVVLAGSSGRVDRQRARLLAEQGLLALAIRWYGGPGQPPGICEVPLETFVAAADLLRSHGARRVGLLGWSKGAEAALLTAVHEPRVDAVVAISPTSLAWCNVGPGLDGRDRPWRSSWTWQGQPLPFVPADGDSWQPVEQGDGPVAIRGWYELSERTYAGRLDAAAIPVEKASADILLVAGGDDEMWPSLRYAEQLAARRRAAGAPVHLVTRDDAGHRPRFPGEGPAAPSEIFAYGGTARGDALLGEAAWAPILGLLHPGQSEANSR from the coding sequence GTGATCGTCGTCGAACACGAGCTGACGGCCCCCTGGGAAGGGGTCCTGATGGAGCCGACCGCGGGCAGCGGTGCGGGTGTCGTCGTACTGGCCGGGTCGAGCGGCCGGGTGGACCGTCAACGAGCGCGGCTTCTCGCCGAGCAGGGTCTCCTCGCTCTGGCCATACGCTGGTACGGCGGACCGGGCCAGCCGCCGGGTATCTGCGAGGTGCCGCTGGAGACGTTCGTCGCGGCCGCCGACCTGCTGCGATCTCACGGAGCGCGGCGCGTCGGCCTCCTCGGCTGGTCCAAGGGCGCCGAGGCCGCGCTGCTCACCGCGGTCCACGAGCCGCGCGTCGACGCGGTGGTGGCCATCTCTCCGACCTCGCTGGCCTGGTGCAACGTGGGGCCGGGGCTCGACGGGCGGGACCGGCCCTGGAGGTCCTCCTGGACCTGGCAGGGGCAGCCGCTGCCCTTCGTCCCGGCGGACGGCGACTCCTGGCAGCCCGTGGAGCAAGGTGATGGTCCGGTGGCGATCCGCGGCTGGTACGAACTCAGCGAGCGGACCTACGCCGGGCGGCTGGACGCCGCCGCGATCCCGGTGGAGAAGGCGTCCGCCGACATCCTGCTCGTCGCCGGCGGCGACGACGAGATGTGGCCTTCCCTGCGGTATGCCGAGCAGTTGGCCGCGCGCCGCCGAGCAGCCGGCGCCCCGGTCCACCTGGTGACCCGCGACGACGCCGGACACCGGCCGCGCTTCCCGGGTGAAGGCCCCGCCGCGCCCTCGGAGATCTTCGCGTACGGAGGGACGGCCCGCGGCGATGCCCTGCTCGGCGAAGCGGCCTGGGCCCCCATCCTCGGCCTGCTCCATCCGGGGCAGAGCGAGGCCAACTCCCGCTGA
- a CDS encoding DUF4240 domain-containing protein encodes MNEDSFWQLIEECTPTGADPDAERLAAALEARLMNGPLADVVEFAEQLSWALYRLDRKEYGTRASGDAFLYTRAAVVASGRAEYEAVLKDPALFSPYADDFIWAEPLLYVPDTAYEGLSGHEWDRDTRYSYESYSNSEGWAD; translated from the coding sequence ATGAACGAGGACTCTTTTTGGCAGCTCATCGAGGAGTGCACGCCCACCGGGGCCGATCCGGACGCGGAACGGCTCGCCGCCGCTCTGGAGGCCAGGCTGATGAACGGCCCGCTGGCGGACGTCGTGGAATTCGCCGAGCAACTCTCCTGGGCCCTGTACCGACTCGATCGCAAGGAGTACGGCACCAGGGCGTCGGGTGACGCGTTCCTCTACACCCGCGCCGCCGTCGTGGCCAGCGGTCGAGCCGAGTACGAGGCGGTACTGAAGGACCCCGCCCTGTTCTCGCCGTACGCGGACGACTTCATCTGGGCCGAACCGCTGCTGTACGTCCCGGACACCGCCTACGAGGGCCTGAGCGGCCATGAATGGGACCGCGACACCCGCTACAGCTACGAGTCGTACTCCAACTCGGAAGGCTGGGCGGACTAG